The Moraxella osloensis genome contains a region encoding:
- a CDS encoding isovaleryl-CoA dehydrogenase yields the protein MNLGLDYQLGDDINALRETVKAFADAEIAPRAAELDRTDQFPMDLWQKMGELGLHGITVPETYGGVDMGYVAHMVAMEEISRASGSVALSYGAHSNLCINQIKRNGTDAQKQKYLPKLISGEFIGALAMSEPGAGSDVTSMKLRAEDKGGVYVLNGSKMWITNGPDADVMVVYAKTNPELGAKGITAFLVEKGMKGFYTAQKLDKLGMRGSHTGEMVFDNVEVPSDNILGGLNNGVKVLMSGLDYERAVLAAGPIGLMQAVMDNVIPYIHDRKQFGQAIGEFQLIQGKVADMYTTLQAGRSFLYTVGKNLDMLGSDHVRQVRKDCASVILWTAEKATWMAGEGIQIFGGNGYTNEYPLGRIWRDAKLYEIGAGTSEVRRMLIGRELFNETA from the coding sequence ATGAACCTAGGACTCGATTACCAACTTGGCGATGACATCAACGCCCTACGCGAAACCGTCAAAGCCTTTGCCGATGCCGAAATCGCCCCACGCGCTGCCGAGCTTGACCGCACCGACCAATTCCCAATGGACTTGTGGCAAAAAATGGGCGAGCTTGGGCTACACGGTATCACCGTACCCGAAACTTACGGCGGCGTGGACATGGGCTATGTGGCGCACATGGTCGCCATGGAAGAAATCAGCCGCGCATCAGGCTCAGTGGCGCTAAGCTATGGCGCACACTCCAACTTATGTATCAACCAAATCAAACGCAACGGTACAGACGCCCAAAAACAAAAATACTTGCCAAAACTCATTAGCGGTGAATTCATTGGTGCCTTAGCCATGAGTGAGCCCGGTGCAGGATCAGACGTGACCAGCATGAAACTACGCGCCGAAGACAAAGGTGGCGTATATGTACTAAATGGCTCAAAAATGTGGATTACCAATGGACCGGATGCCGATGTGATGGTAGTGTATGCCAAAACCAACCCAGAGCTTGGGGCAAAAGGCATCACCGCGTTTTTGGTAGAAAAAGGCATGAAAGGCTTTTATACCGCGCAAAAACTCGACAAACTCGGTATGCGCGGCAGTCACACAGGCGAGATGGTGTTTGACAATGTCGAAGTGCCAAGCGACAACATTTTGGGCGGTCTTAACAACGGCGTTAAAGTATTGATGAGTGGCTTGGACTACGAGCGTGCGGTACTTGCCGCAGGTCCCATCGGGCTGATGCAAGCGGTGATGGACAACGTCATTCCCTACATCCACGACCGCAAGCAATTTGGTCAAGCCATCGGTGAATTTCAATTAATTCAAGGTAAAGTGGCGGACATGTATACCACTTTACAGGCAGGGCGCAGCTTTCTTTACACCGTGGGCAAAAACTTAGATATGCTAGGCTCAGACCATGTGCGCCAAGTACGCAAAGACTGCGCCAGCGTGATTTTGTGGACAGCGGAAAAAGCCACTTGGATGGCAGGAGAAGGTATCCAAATCTTTGGCGGCAATGGCTATACCAACGAGTACCCACTGGGTCGTATTTGGCGTGATGCCAAGCTATATGAGATTGGCGCAGGTACTAGCGAAGTACGGCGTATGCTGATTGGTCGTGAGCTGTTCAACGAAACCGCCTAA